A window of Shewanella mesophila contains these coding sequences:
- a CDS encoding class I SAM-dependent methyltransferase: MDHNQISVNTFNKLAQVYQDKYMNLPLYHLTYNALCDRISSHDKVLDIGCGPGNISRYLLDRMPSIDLLGTDLAPNMVELARRNNPEAHFEVMDCRAVAQLSGKFDAIVCGFCFPYLNKEEVNAMIGAMSSLLTDTGVLYLSTMEGDYSASCMQTSSRGDKAFIYYHDGDELTQRLHDNGLILVWSHRQDYPERGDVDLFLIAKKGRDSAPSGL; this comes from the coding sequence TTGGATCATAATCAAATAAGCGTTAATACTTTTAATAAGCTGGCGCAAGTTTATCAAGATAAGTATATGAATTTGCCTCTATATCATCTCACTTATAACGCGTTGTGCGACCGCATCTCTTCCCATGATAAGGTTCTCGATATTGGCTGTGGTCCGGGCAATATTAGTCGCTATCTATTAGACCGAATGCCTAGTATTGACCTATTGGGCACAGATTTAGCGCCTAACATGGTTGAGCTGGCACGTCGTAATAACCCCGAAGCCCATTTTGAGGTGATGGATTGCAGGGCGGTTGCCCAGCTGTCAGGAAAGTTCGATGCGATCGTGTGTGGTTTCTGTTTTCCCTATCTTAATAAAGAGGAGGTTAACGCCATGATAGGCGCCATGTCATCACTCCTTACAGACACTGGGGTCTTGTATCTCAGTACCATGGAGGGAGATTACTCCGCTTCTTGTATGCAAACCTCCAGTCGTGGCGACAAGGCATTTATCTATTACCATGATGGCGACGAACTGACTCAGCGACTGCATGACAATGGTCTCATTCTTGTGTGGTCGCATCGTCAAGATTATCCTGAGCGTGGTGATGTCGACCTGTTTTTAATCGCCAAAAAGGGGCGTGATAGCGCGCCATCTGGCCTTTAG
- a CDS encoding uracil-DNA glycosylase family protein — protein sequence MCAAHLPKEARPIIQISPHAKIVIAGQAPGAVANSSGIPFDDASGERLRQWLGVSHQQFYDETLFAILPMAFCYPGKGTSGDKPPIKACAQKWRATLLEHLTNVELTIVIGQYAQDYHFNDKQTVTERVRDWRNNSESLIALPHPSPRNNIWLKRHAWFELELLPEVKQRVARILASHNGIAR from the coding sequence ATGTGCGCCGCACACTTGCCTAAAGAGGCTAGACCCATCATACAAATCTCACCACATGCGAAAATAGTCATTGCAGGGCAGGCCCCTGGAGCGGTGGCCAATAGCAGTGGCATCCCATTTGATGATGCCAGTGGTGAACGCTTACGCCAGTGGTTGGGGGTGAGTCATCAGCAGTTTTACGATGAGACTCTGTTTGCGATATTGCCAATGGCGTTTTGTTACCCAGGTAAAGGGACAAGTGGCGACAAACCACCGATAAAAGCCTGCGCCCAAAAGTGGCGTGCGACACTACTTGAGCATCTAACAAATGTGGAGCTGACAATTGTCATAGGGCAATATGCACAAGATTATCATTTTAACGATAAGCAAACCGTTACCGAGCGCGTGAGAGACTGGCGCAATAATAGTGAGTCGTTAATCGCTTTGCCACACCCTAGCCCCCGCAACAACATCTGGTTAAAACGTCACGCTTGGTTTGAACTCGAGCTGTTACCTGAAGTGAAACAAAGGGTCGCTAGGATATTGGCTTCGCATAACGGCATTGCACGTTAG
- a CDS encoding DUF294 nucleotidyltransferase-like domain-containing protein, which translates to MDASELQPITQFLSQLTPFDSLSPTRLELCCRALTVGYYGKASMYVPLDEAHPQLYIVRSGAFEVRSEDGDLIDRLGDGDFFGFPSLLSGDKVSNRVQILEDGLVYHLDPDTFNQLRSESREFDRFFNRAFAKRLRHQSRFKAKELGSTNRVSSLMSKQPLTLDINATVTDASRMMRDARVSSVLIIDNHKLAGILTDRDLRNRVLAEGLDGQLPVHQAMTRSPTTLASSALVFEAMLLMSQHNIHHLPIIDNDQAVGVITSTDILRGQSSQPLLLIGEIERQNNLDSLIGVSKQIPLLLQNLISADARAEEIGRVLTSVTDALTRRLIVLNQQILGEAPMPFCWLAFGSQGRQDQAACSDQDNGLLLAHEMDEYAEGYFEALTKAVCAGLDKCGYVYCPGDIMAQNPKWRMTLKQWQAKFENWVVRPEPKALMHASIFFDMRSVYGPSSLFDSLQSSVLESTKDNDIFLAGMAGNSLQVSPPLGFFKKFVLERDGQEVKGIDLKHKGNALINDIARVYALSAGIKEVNTAKRIRLLMEQNIINRKDALNLADAHEFIAHMRLSNQGYQFTHNQPLSNYLMPQHLSSLVRHQLRDAFKVVHDAQAGIKLKFTRSF; encoded by the coding sequence ATGGACGCTAGCGAGTTACAACCGATCACCCAGTTTTTAAGTCAGTTAACCCCATTTGATAGCTTGTCGCCGACAAGGCTTGAGCTGTGTTGCCGTGCATTAACCGTTGGCTATTATGGTAAGGCTTCTATGTATGTGCCCCTCGATGAGGCGCATCCGCAGCTCTATATTGTTCGCAGTGGTGCTTTTGAGGTACGCAGCGAAGATGGCGATCTGATTGATAGACTCGGTGACGGCGATTTTTTTGGCTTTCCGTCGTTACTCTCTGGCGATAAAGTGAGTAACCGGGTGCAAATTTTAGAAGATGGGCTGGTTTATCATCTCGATCCCGATACCTTTAATCAGCTTCGTAGCGAGAGCCGTGAGTTTGACCGATTCTTTAATCGTGCTTTTGCAAAGAGATTGCGGCATCAGAGTCGCTTCAAAGCAAAAGAGCTTGGTTCGACAAACCGTGTTAGCAGTCTCATGTCAAAACAACCATTGACCTTAGATATTAATGCTACGGTGACCGATGCGTCGAGAATGATGCGTGATGCTAGGGTCTCTTCTGTGCTTATCATAGATAATCATAAGTTGGCCGGCATTTTAACCGATAGAGATCTGCGTAATCGGGTGCTTGCCGAAGGATTAGACGGCCAGTTACCGGTTCATCAGGCCATGACTCGCTCGCCAACCACCTTAGCCTCTAGCGCTTTGGTATTCGAAGCCATGCTGTTGATGAGTCAGCATAATATTCATCACCTGCCAATCATCGACAATGATCAAGCCGTTGGGGTGATCACCAGTACCGATATCTTACGTGGTCAAAGCTCACAGCCGCTGTTGCTCATTGGTGAGATTGAACGCCAAAATAACCTCGATAGTCTTATTGGTGTGAGTAAGCAGATCCCCCTCTTGTTGCAAAACCTGATCAGTGCCGATGCCAGAGCCGAGGAGATAGGTCGAGTGTTAACCTCGGTTACTGACGCGCTAACGCGGCGACTTATTGTGCTTAATCAACAAATTCTTGGTGAAGCACCTATGCCATTTTGTTGGTTGGCGTTTGGCTCTCAGGGTCGACAAGACCAAGCTGCCTGCTCCGACCAAGATAATGGCTTATTACTGGCGCATGAGATGGATGAATATGCCGAAGGTTATTTTGAGGCACTGACTAAGGCTGTGTGTGCCGGCCTTGATAAGTGTGGCTATGTTTATTGCCCCGGCGACATTATGGCGCAAAATCCTAAGTGGCGAATGACATTGAAGCAGTGGCAAGCTAAGTTTGAGAACTGGGTTGTCCGCCCCGAGCCCAAAGCATTAATGCATGCCAGTATCTTTTTTGATATGCGCAGCGTGTACGGACCGTCGAGTCTGTTTGATAGTTTGCAATCGAGTGTGCTTGAGTCGACTAAGGATAACGATATCTTTTTAGCGGGCATGGCTGGGAATTCACTGCAAGTATCACCACCGCTGGGTTTCTTCAAAAAGTTTGTCCTTGAGCGTGATGGTCAGGAAGTGAAGGGGATCGATCTTAAGCATAAAGGCAATGCGCTGATCAATGATATTGCTCGGGTCTATGCGTTGTCGGCGGGGATCAAAGAGGTTAATACCGCGAAACGCATTCGATTACTGATGGAGCAAAATATCATTAACCGTAAAGATGCGCTCAATCTTGCCGATGCCCATGAGTTTATCGCCCATATGCGTCTGTCGAATCAAGGCTATCAATTTACCCATAACCAGCCGTTGAGTAATTATTTGATGCCGCAACACCTTTCGTCCTTAGTGCGGCATCAACTGAGGGATGCGTTTAAGGTGGTGCATGATGCTCAGGCTGGCATAAAGCTCAAGTTTACTCGGAGTTTCTAA
- a CDS encoding ketoacyl-ACP synthase III: protein MQYATITGWGKCVPPATLTNHDLATFIDTSDEWIKPRTGISQRHISHVNTSELASVAAKRALAAAGLEGSDIDLIILATASPDTLIPNIASTVQANIGASCGAFDINAACSGFLYGLGLASSQIKCGQSKRVLVIGAERLSFYLDWSRRETAVLFGDGAGAVVVEATDQPGGVLGYELNNDPAGREILKAGFGTAMDRFNAASLDFFIEFNGQEIFKRAISGMGKLSKTVLEKCGVDKDDVDWVIPHQANERIIDTLISRMKIPKEKAVVNIANYGNTSAATIPIAICDALEKGMIKPNQTILSCAFGAGLTSAAVLFKWGDRVTPINESDAELPPCEQTGIELVAGAVKHFCG, encoded by the coding sequence ATGCAGTACGCCACCATAACAGGTTGGGGAAAATGTGTTCCCCCCGCAACGCTTACAAATCATGACCTTGCGACATTTATCGATACATCTGACGAATGGATTAAGCCGCGTACAGGGATCAGTCAACGCCACATTAGTCATGTTAATACCTCTGAGCTCGCGTCAGTTGCCGCTAAACGCGCGCTTGCTGCAGCGGGTCTTGAAGGCAGCGATATTGATCTTATTATCTTAGCGACTGCTAGCCCAGATACCTTAATTCCTAATATCGCCTCTACCGTGCAGGCCAACATCGGCGCAAGCTGTGGTGCATTTGATATCAATGCCGCCTGTAGTGGTTTCCTCTATGGCCTTGGCCTAGCAAGTTCACAGATTAAATGCGGCCAATCTAAGCGCGTACTTGTGATTGGTGCAGAGCGCCTATCATTCTATCTCGACTGGTCTCGCCGTGAAACTGCGGTACTTTTCGGCGATGGTGCGGGTGCGGTTGTGGTTGAAGCGACCGACCAACCTGGCGGTGTTCTAGGCTATGAGCTTAACAATGATCCTGCTGGCCGTGAGATTCTTAAGGCTGGTTTCGGTACTGCGATGGACAGATTCAACGCTGCATCACTTGATTTCTTTATCGAATTCAATGGCCAAGAGATCTTTAAGCGTGCGATCTCTGGCATGGGTAAACTGAGTAAAACCGTACTTGAGAAATGTGGCGTTGATAAAGATGACGTCGACTGGGTTATTCCACATCAAGCTAATGAGCGTATCATCGATACCCTAATTAGCCGCATGAAGATCCCGAAAGAGAAAGCTGTGGTAAACATTGCTAACTACGGTAATACCTCTGCGGCTACTATCCCAATTGCGATTTGCGATGCGTTAGAAAAAGGGATGATCAAGCCTAATCAAACTATATTATCTTGTGCATTTGGTGCAGGGTTAACCTCTGCGGCAGTCTTGTTCAAATGGGGCGATCGCGTTACACCAATTAATGAATCTGATGCTGAGCTTCCACCTTGTGAGCAGACAGGGATTGAGTTAGTTGCTGGAGCCGTTAAGCATTTTTGTGGTTAA
- a CDS encoding M24 family metallopeptidase, producing the protein MPNPVWADTINHADTELNHYASHIRRRYPVNGKFSAAQARVSQIVLNALNNAIAQVKPAWKRCMKPACG; encoded by the coding sequence CTGCCAAACCCTGTCTGGGCAGATACTATTAATCATGCAGACACCGAGCTCAATCATTATGCGTCACACATCAGGCGCCGTTATCCAGTCAATGGAAAGTTTAGCGCCGCACAAGCAAGGGTTAGTCAAATCGTGCTTAATGCACTCAATAACGCTATTGCGCAGGTCAAGCCAGCGTGGAAAAGATGTATGAAACCTGCATGCGGGTGA
- a CDS encoding sodium:solute symporter family protein, translating to MDVQTLTYLIVGFTFALYIGIAIWSRAGSTKEFYVAGGGVHPVMNGMATAADWMSAASFISLAGIVSFVGYDGSVYLMGWTGGYVLLALCMAPYLRKFGKFTVPDFIGDRYYSQAARTVAVICAIFICFTYIAGQMRGVGVVFSRFLEVDVETGVYIGMAVVFFYAVLGGMKGITYTQVAQYCVLIFAFMVPAIFISVMMTGHIIPQLGFGAELVDAAGNGTGVYLLDKLDGLSAELGFSQYTEGSKSMIDVFFITGALMFGTAGLPHVIVRFFTVPRVKDARISAGWALVFIAIMYTTIPALAAFSRVNMIETINGPESTGVAYETAPEWIKNWEKTGLIKWDDKNADGKIYYAKGDTNEMKIDRDIMVLATPEIANLPAWVIALVAAGGLAAALSTSAGLLLVISTSVSHDLLKKNFMPDISDKKELMYARIAAALGIVMAGYFGIHPPGFVAAVVAIAFGLAASSLFPAIIMGIFSRTMNKEGAIAGMVTGLAFTAAYIVYFKFVNPADNNPANWFLGISPEGIGMLGMIINFGVAFVVSKVTTAVPQNVVDMVESIRFPKGAGEAHDH from the coding sequence ATGGATGTGCAAACTTTAACCTATCTTATTGTCGGCTTTACCTTTGCGTTGTATATCGGTATCGCCATTTGGTCTCGTGCTGGTTCGACTAAAGAATTCTATGTTGCAGGCGGTGGTGTACACCCTGTGATGAACGGTATGGCAACTGCGGCTGACTGGATGTCTGCGGCATCATTTATCTCTCTGGCGGGTATCGTCTCGTTCGTGGGATATGATGGTTCGGTTTACCTTATGGGTTGGACCGGCGGCTATGTGTTGCTCGCCCTATGTATGGCGCCTTACTTGCGTAAGTTCGGTAAATTCACCGTGCCTGACTTTATTGGTGACCGTTACTACTCACAAGCGGCGCGTACGGTTGCGGTTATCTGCGCTATCTTTATCTGCTTTACCTATATAGCAGGTCAGATGCGTGGTGTGGGCGTGGTGTTCTCGCGCTTCTTAGAAGTGGATGTCGAAACCGGTGTTTATATCGGTATGGCCGTGGTGTTCTTCTACGCCGTACTCGGTGGCATGAAAGGGATCACTTACACTCAGGTGGCGCAATACTGCGTACTGATCTTCGCTTTCATGGTGCCAGCTATCTTTATCTCTGTGATGATGACAGGTCACATCATACCTCAGCTTGGCTTTGGCGCTGAATTGGTCGATGCCGCAGGCAATGGGACTGGGGTCTATTTACTCGATAAACTCGATGGTCTATCGGCTGAGCTGGGCTTCTCCCAGTATACCGAAGGCTCAAAGAGCATGATTGATGTCTTCTTTATTACTGGCGCACTGATGTTTGGTACTGCTGGTCTGCCTCACGTTATTGTGCGTTTCTTCACTGTACCTAGAGTGAAAGATGCGCGTATCTCTGCAGGTTGGGCATTAGTATTTATCGCTATCATGTATACCACTATTCCTGCTCTGGCTGCGTTCTCTCGTGTAAATATGATTGAAACCATTAATGGCCCAGAGTCTACTGGTGTTGCTTATGAAACGGCGCCTGAGTGGATTAAGAACTGGGAAAAGACGGGTCTAATTAAGTGGGACGATAAGAATGCCGATGGCAAGATTTACTATGCTAAAGGCGACACCAATGAGATGAAGATTGACCGCGATATCATGGTACTTGCGACCCCTGAAATTGCTAATCTTCCTGCTTGGGTGATTGCGTTAGTGGCAGCAGGTGGTTTAGCGGCGGCGCTGTCAACCTCGGCTGGTTTGTTGTTGGTTATCTCAACTTCGGTATCACACGATCTACTGAAGAAAAACTTTATGCCTGATATCTCTGACAAGAAAGAGTTGATGTATGCTCGTATCGCGGCGGCATTAGGTATTGTGATGGCTGGTTACTTTGGTATTCATCCTCCTGGGTTTGTGGCTGCAGTAGTAGCGATTGCCTTTGGTTTAGCAGCGTCATCACTGTTCCCAGCGATTATCATGGGGATCTTCTCAAGAACCATGAATAAAGAGGGTGCGATTGCGGGTATGGTAACGGGTCTAGCCTTTACAGCGGCCTATATTGTTTACTTCAAGTTTGTGAATCCTGCCGATAATAATCCTGCAAACTGGTTCCTTGGTATTTCACCAGAGGGGATTGGTATGTTGGGCATGATCATCAACTTCGGTGTGGCATTTGTTGTGAGTAAGGTGACAACAGCAGTACCGCAAAATGTGGTTGATATGGTTGAGTCTATTCGTTTCCCTAAGGGGGCGGGTGAAGCTCACGATCACTAG
- a CDS encoding lecithin retinol acyltransferase family protein, with protein sequence MALPLIWLGGAALGALLVADERSNQKKLTLDRRLGKAPRAHDDKRASPLPPSVFHLGEVKVKPEPGAVICCFVFGVIEHTGIWLGEDALVELHGSGLVRPISSKRFLAGRTGSRIFQACDHQHRALIAPKVLSRAEQAIYQYRNYDLFDNNCHRFVWSCITGEELSISSFDKFNKILGKYFQQAIYWDEIIPA encoded by the coding sequence ATGGCATTACCGTTGATCTGGTTGGGTGGTGCAGCGTTGGGCGCGTTATTGGTTGCTGATGAGCGTAGCAATCAGAAAAAATTAACCTTAGATAGGCGGCTTGGCAAGGCTCCTAGGGCGCACGATGACAAGCGAGCATCACCGCTACCCCCTAGCGTATTTCATTTAGGAGAGGTAAAAGTGAAGCCTGAGCCTGGTGCTGTCATCTGTTGCTTTGTATTTGGGGTGATTGAACATACTGGTATTTGGCTGGGGGAAGATGCCTTAGTTGAGCTTCATGGTAGCGGCTTAGTCAGGCCTATCTCCTCTAAACGTTTTTTAGCTGGGCGCACGGGCAGCCGAATTTTTCAGGCATGTGATCATCAGCATCGCGCGCTCATTGCGCCTAAAGTCCTTTCGCGTGCAGAGCAGGCTATCTATCAATACCGAAACTACGATCTGTTTGACAATAATTGCCATCGATTTGTGTGGTCATGTATTACGGGAGAAGAGCTGAGTATTTCGAGTTTTGATAAATTTAACAAAATCTTAGGTAAGTATTTTCAGCAAGCTATCTATTGGGATGAGATAATACCTGCTTAA
- the gmhB gene encoding D-glycero-beta-D-manno-heptose 1,7-bisphosphate 7-phosphatase, translated as MNSAVFLDRDGVINIDHGYVHQIDDFEYVEGVFEACAALKQMGYKLAVVTNQSGIARGLYSEDQFHTLTEWMDWNFADKGVELDGIYYCPHHSEKGIGEYKVDCDCRKPKPGMLNSAAQFLKLDLSQSVMVGDKRDDMLAAQAAGVPIRILVRTGKTVTDEAIAAATVVLDSIADVPVYLKSL; from the coding sequence GTGAATTCTGCTGTATTCTTAGATAGAGATGGTGTCATTAATATTGACCATGGTTATGTCCATCAAATTGACGACTTTGAATATGTGGAAGGGGTATTTGAAGCCTGCGCCGCGTTAAAGCAGATGGGGTATAAACTTGCTGTTGTGACTAATCAGTCAGGCATCGCTAGAGGCCTTTACAGTGAAGATCAATTCCATACTCTCACCGAGTGGATGGATTGGAATTTTGCTGATAAAGGCGTTGAACTCGACGGCATCTATTATTGCCCGCATCATAGTGAGAAGGGGATAGGTGAATATAAGGTCGATTGTGATTGTCGTAAGCCCAAGCCAGGCATGCTAAACAGCGCCGCACAATTTCTCAAGCTCGATCTATCACAGTCTGTCATGGTCGGCGATAAACGCGACGATATGCTAGCCGCCCAAGCCGCAGGCGTACCCATTCGTATATTGGTTCGCACGGGCAAAACGGTGACCGACGAGGCAATCGCCGCTGCAACCGTTGTTTTAGACTCGATAGCAGATGTTCCAGTTTACCTAAAATCACTTTGA
- a CDS encoding GntR family transcriptional regulator, translating to MSRTTPIVHKTRTQVVVEVLREKILSGEIAAGEPLRQSALAEALNVSRIPVREALLQLEAEGLVKFEAHKGATASELSVDQVTELFELRALIETDLLEKAIPNLTEEVLDQAGGYLDELEEAFKKEDAVSSWSELNTKFHTCLYQAANRPHTLDVVHGLNTNCDRYIRLQLLLAGGIPKAAQDHREILAFCRSKETVKAVAILKAHILHAAEAIRTLVAQQVD from the coding sequence ATGAGCCGAACAACACCTATCGTTCATAAAACACGCACCCAGGTTGTAGTAGAAGTCCTTAGAGAGAAAATTCTTTCCGGCGAAATCGCTGCAGGAGAGCCTCTTCGTCAGAGTGCATTGGCCGAAGCGTTAAATGTCAGTCGAATTCCAGTTAGAGAAGCCTTACTCCAACTAGAAGCTGAAGGTCTTGTTAAGTTTGAAGCCCACAAGGGAGCAACGGCGAGCGAATTGTCTGTTGATCAGGTAACTGAACTGTTTGAGTTACGTGCCCTCATCGAGACAGATCTGCTTGAAAAAGCCATTCCCAATCTTACCGAAGAGGTATTAGATCAGGCTGGAGGTTATCTCGACGAGTTAGAAGAAGCGTTCAAAAAAGAAGATGCGGTGAGCAGTTGGAGTGAACTTAATACTAAATTCCATACTTGTCTTTACCAAGCCGCCAATCGTCCGCATACGCTGGACGTTGTACATGGCCTAAACACAAACTGCGATCGTTATATTCGTCTGCAACTTTTGCTTGCTGGCGGCATACCTAAAGCGGCACAAGATCACAGAGAGATCCTCGCGTTCTGTCGCAGTAAAGAAACGGTTAAAGCCGTGGCTATCCTTAAGGCACACATATTACATGCAGCAGAGGCAATACGTACTCTGGTTGCACAACAAGTGGACTAG
- a CDS encoding exonuclease domain-containing protein has protein sequence MLNHQLLKSRLCWRAFKAQNPTLKRYHQALIETLGKPVCDVSFAAVDLEMTGLNPVFDQILSIGIVPIRHNQLILSEADHKLVQIDGSVGQSATIHGILDVHLQQAITVDEMMQWFLTETMGKVLVAHHAPLDLAFLQTALVQMSHEKVKLMAVDTLALEKKRLLRQHEVLKEGSLRLGACRARYGLPVYAAHNALIDALACGELLLAQIAAKGDAKHLKVSELFC, from the coding sequence TTGCTTAATCATCAACTGCTCAAGAGTCGTTTATGTTGGCGCGCCTTTAAAGCGCAAAATCCCACGCTTAAACGCTATCATCAAGCATTGATAGAGACCCTTGGTAAGCCTGTCTGTGATGTATCCTTTGCGGCTGTAGATCTCGAAATGACAGGGCTTAACCCAGTGTTCGATCAAATCTTGAGTATTGGCATAGTCCCGATTCGGCATAACCAACTTATTCTAAGCGAGGCGGATCATAAGTTGGTGCAGATCGATGGCAGCGTAGGGCAGAGTGCGACGATTCATGGCATATTGGATGTGCATTTACAGCAAGCGATCACAGTGGATGAGATGATGCAGTGGTTCTTGACCGAGACCATGGGCAAGGTGCTGGTGGCCCATCATGCGCCGTTAGATTTAGCCTTTTTGCAGACTGCTCTGGTACAAATGAGTCATGAGAAGGTAAAACTCATGGCCGTCGATACCTTAGCGCTGGAGAAAAAACGCTTACTGCGTCAACACGAAGTGCTCAAAGAGGGAAGCTTGCGACTTGGCGCCTGTCGAGCGCGTTACGGATTACCTGTCTACGCCGCCCATAATGCGCTCATTGATGCGCTTGCCTGTGGTGAACTACTCCTTGCTCAGATAGCGGCCAAGGGGGATGCAAAACACCTTAAGGTGAGTGAGTTGTTTTGCTGA
- a CDS encoding M24 family metallopeptidase yields the protein MASESYKRFTVHKTGHWLGMDAHDVDPYHDEAGNCRTLTAGMIFTIEPKNYIPETFNDLPDE from the coding sequence ATGGCGTCTGAAAGTTATAAACGTTTCACGGTACATAAAACTGGCCATTGGCTTGGGATGGATGCCCACGATGTCGACCCATACCATGACGAAGCGGGTAACTGTCGGACCTTAACGGCTGGAATGATATTCACCATTGAGCCTAAGAACTATATTCCAGAAACCTTTAATGATCTGCCAGATGAATAA